One region of Juglans microcarpa x Juglans regia isolate MS1-56 chromosome 7S, Jm3101_v1.0, whole genome shotgun sequence genomic DNA includes:
- the LOC121240276 gene encoding protein CNGC15b gives MAYGNSRSVRFQDDLESSKLQEVIANGEIKLKEKINRTWISEPSTRKKSTGKSLKAYKVLSRVFSEDYENVRKKILDPRGHTIRRWNKIFLVACLVSLSLDPLFFYLPVVRDKAVCIAIALHLEVVVTFIRSLTDIFYIVQIYIRFRTAYVAPSSRVFGRGELVIDSSKIALRYLRKGFCIDLMAALPLPQMLIWIVIPTLKGSTTRNTKNVLRFFIIFQYLPRLFLIFPLSSQIVKATGLMTETAWAGAAYNLMLYMLASHVLGACWYLLSIERQEACWRRVCNIERPYCQYGFLDCHRVADPHRNYWSKFSNVSNLCNPDNSFYQFGIYGDALISRVTSSSFFNKYFYCLWWGLKNLSSLGQNLSTSTYVGEIVFAIIVATLGLVLFGLLIGNMQTYLQSVTVRFEEWRSKKTDTEQWMHHRQLPPGLRQSVRKYNQYKWVATRGVDEEALLRGLPMDLRRDIKRHLCFDLVRRVPLFDQMEERMLDAICERLKPALCTQGTFLVREGDPANEMVFILRGHLDSFTTGGGRTGFFNSCRIGPGDFCGEELVTWALDARSSPVLPSSTRTIKAITEVEAFAIEAEDLKFVAAQYRKLRSKELRHKFRFYSQQWRTWAACFIQIAWRRYNKKRKEAAAEVRDSEKHAEANELDQKVRAEMGLGVVCAAKLRGNSTERSVNKNSVSGAVVSSLQKPPEPDFSLDEE, from the exons ATGGCTTACGGAAATTCAAGATCTGTAAG atttcaagATGATCTTGAATCATCAAAGCTGCAGGAAGTAATCGCAAACGGCGAGATTAAGCTTAAAGAAAAGATTAACAGGACATGGATTTCGGAGCCCAGCACTAGGAAGAAGAGTACTGGGAAATCCTTGAAAGCTTATAAAGTGCTATCCAGGGTCTTTTCTGAGGACTATGAGAATGTAAGGAAGAAGATATTGGATCCTCGAGGACATACGATTCGAAGATGGAACAAGATATTCTTAGTAGCCTGTTTGGTTTCATTGTCTCTGGACCCTTTGTTCTTTTACTTGCCGGTTGTTCGGGACAAAGCTGTTTGCATTGCTATTGCATTACACCTTGAAGTAGTCGTTACATTTATTAGATCCCTGACCGATATTTTCTACATCGTTCAAATCTATATCAGATTTCGTACAGCTTATGTTGCACCTTCTTCTCGTGTTTTTGGGAGAGGAGAACTTGTTATTGATTCTTCAAAGATTGCCCTAAGGTATCTTCGCAAGGGCTTCTGTATTGACCTCATGGCCGCCCTGCCTCTTCCTCAA ATGTTGATTTGGATTGTAATCCCAACTCTTAAAGGTTCAACTACAAGAAACACAAAAAACGTGCTTcgatttttcataatttttcagTACCTCCCAAGActgtttcttatttttcctcTCTCATCACAAATTGTTAAGGCCACTGGTCTCATGACAGAAACAGCATGGGCAGGTGCTGCTTACAACCTGATGCTTTACATGCTGGCAAGCCAC gttttaggAGCTTGCTGGTACCTTCTATCGATTGAGAGACAGGAAGCATGTTGGAGAAGAGTCTGCAACATTGAGAGGCCATATTGTCAGTATGGATTCTTGGATTGCCACAGGGTTGCTGATCCTCATAGGAACTATTGGTCCAAGTTCAGCAATGTCTCAAATCTATGCAATCCAGATAATAGCTTCTATCAGTTTGGTATATATGGTGATGCATTGATATCTAGAGTTACAAGCTCGTCTTTCTTCAACAAGTACTTTTATTGTCTTTGGTGGGGCCTAAAGAATTTGAG TTCCCTGGGACAAAATCTTTCCACGAGCACTTACGTTGGAGAAATAGTCTTTGCCATAATTGTTGCAACTCTTGGCCTGGTTCTTTTTGGATTGCTCATTGGTAATATGCAG ACATATCTCCAATCCGTAACTGTCCGATTTGAAGAGTGGAGGAGCAAGAAAACAGACACTGAACAATGGATGCATCACAGGCAGCTACCTCCAGGGTTGAGACAGTCCGTGCGTAAGTACAATCAGTATAAGTGGGTGGCTACTCGAGGAGTTGACGAAGAAGCTCTTCTCAGAGGCCTTCCCATGGATCTCCGAAGAGACATCAAACGCCATCTCTGCTTTGACTTAGTTCGCCGA GTCCCCTTGTTCGATCAAATGGAGGAAAGGATGCTGGACGCAATATGTGAGAGGCTTAAACCTGCACTATGCACCCAAGGCACATTTCTGGTGCGTGAAGGTGACCCTGCGAATGAAATGGTGTTCATACTCCGAGGCCACTTGGATTCTTTCACAACTGGTGGCGGCCGTACTGGGTTCTTCAACTCTTGCCGCATTGGCCCCGGTGATTTCTGCGGCGAGGAGCTCGTGACGTGGGCTTTGGACGCGCGTTCAAGTCCCGTCCTGCCATCGTCGACACGCACAATCAAAGCCATCACGGAAGTAGAGGCTTTTGCTATAGAAGCAGAAGACTTGAAGTTTGTAGCAGCACAGTACAGAAAGCTGCGGAGTAAAGAGCTTAGACATAAGTTCAGGTTCTACTCGCAGCAGTGGAGAACGTGGGCTGCATGTTTCATACAAATTGCATGGCGTCGGTATAATAAAAAACGAAAGGAAGCAGCAGCTGAGGTGAGGGATAGCGAGAAGCATGCGGAGGCTAATGAGCTTGATCAAAAAGTTCGAGCTGAGATGGGTTTGGGCGTTGTTTGTGCAGCAAAGCTGAGGGGGAACAGTACTGAAAGGAGTGTCAATAAGAACTCTGTTTCAGGTGCTGTGGTTAGCTCATTGCAGAAGCCTCCGGAGCCAGATTTTTCTTTGGACGAGgaataa